The Psychrosphaera ytuae genome includes a region encoding these proteins:
- a CDS encoding two-component system response regulator has protein sequence MKLLLVDDDQVDRMSIKRLLKKSKLDVDITEVETGLEALRAIETEQDHQYDLVLLDYQLPDMNGFEVLKRTSNGLFGATAVIFLTGQEDEELASRCLEHGAQDFLLKKEITPAHLQKAITHSRLRYENEKQLDNSRKLMQDLAEHDQLTGLLNRYAFEQQIKETEALRKRIGFTFGLMLLDLDNFKWINDTYGHDCGDELLKRVAERLEHVCREQDLLCRLGGDEFAIALVGKARGYSHKVAQRIFDSFKSPIYVNELSVNVECSIGIADFENDYINLTDALKKADLAMYHAKSSGKNQFHYFSEELQQAAERRISVESEIRQALTNREFIPYFQPQIDTETKKIIGAEALVRWQHSEQGLIGPGEFLDIAEETGQIKEIDQQILEKAIAQRAEWAQSEGIKSDFRIAINISARHLRDESFTARVKSLISKYQLDPSVIELEIVESELVNDFEMAVKVIDELNELGVILAIDDFGTGYSSLSYLKHLKVHTLKVDRSFIIDVATSNIDCNLFKGLINLGQSMKLQIVVEGVENIEQFEKCELYHAEIVQGFYFSKPLDAKAFREFYRSY, from the coding sequence ATGAAGTTATTGCTGGTGGACGACGATCAAGTCGACCGTATGTCTATTAAACGCTTACTAAAAAAGTCAAAGCTCGACGTAGACATTACGGAGGTTGAGACTGGGTTAGAGGCTCTGCGAGCCATTGAGACTGAACAAGATCATCAATATGACTTGGTACTGTTGGACTATCAATTACCTGATATGAATGGTTTTGAAGTATTAAAACGTACTTCTAATGGTTTGTTTGGAGCCACTGCCGTTATTTTTCTTACAGGACAAGAAGACGAGGAGCTTGCCAGTCGCTGTTTGGAGCATGGCGCTCAAGACTTCTTATTGAAAAAGGAAATCACACCTGCACACCTACAAAAAGCAATAACTCACTCGAGACTCAGATACGAAAACGAAAAGCAACTCGACAACAGTCGAAAGCTGATGCAAGACTTAGCAGAGCACGATCAACTTACCGGATTGCTCAACCGCTATGCTTTTGAGCAACAAATAAAAGAAACGGAAGCACTGCGAAAGCGCATTGGTTTTACCTTCGGCCTTATGCTCTTGGACTTGGATAATTTTAAGTGGATAAATGACACCTATGGCCATGACTGCGGTGATGAATTACTAAAGCGAGTTGCCGAACGACTTGAGCACGTTTGTCGAGAGCAAGACCTATTGTGCCGGTTGGGAGGAGATGAATTTGCAATTGCGTTAGTCGGTAAAGCACGAGGTTACTCTCACAAAGTGGCACAACGTATTTTTGATTCGTTTAAATCACCCATATACGTCAACGAGTTGAGTGTTAACGTTGAGTGCAGTATTGGTATTGCGGACTTTGAAAATGATTACATAAACCTAACCGATGCACTTAAAAAGGCTGATTTGGCGATGTATCACGCTAAATCGAGCGGAAAAAATCAATTCCATTATTTTTCAGAAGAATTACAGCAAGCGGCAGAGCGAAGGATAAGTGTCGAAAGCGAAATTCGCCAAGCATTAACAAACAGAGAGTTTATCCCTTATTTTCAGCCTCAAATAGATACAGAGACCAAAAAGATAATTGGTGCTGAAGCATTGGTTCGCTGGCAACACTCAGAGCAAGGATTAATAGGTCCAGGGGAGTTTTTGGATATTGCCGAGGAAACCGGACAAATAAAAGAAATAGACCAACAAATTTTAGAAAAAGCCATTGCGCAAAGGGCTGAGTGGGCACAGTCTGAAGGAATAAAATCGGATTTTCGAATTGCCATTAATATTTCGGCACGGCATTTACGCGACGAGTCTTTTACAGCTCGTGTTAAATCCTTGATCAGTAAGTACCAATTGGACCCAAGTGTAATAGAGCTGGAAATCGTCGAAAGCGAACTAGTTAATGATTTTGAAATGGCAGTTAAAGTCATTGATGAACTCAATGAACTTGGGGTGATTTTGGCAATTGATGACTTTGGTACAGGTTATTCTTCTCTGAGTTATCTAAAACACCTTAAGGTGCACACATTAAAAGTAGATCGCTCATTTATTATCGATGTAGCAACTAGCAATATTGACTGTAACCTGTTTAAAGGCTTAATTAACCTTGGCCAGTCAATGAAGTTACAAATTGTCGTAGAAGGCGTTGAAAATATAGAGCAATTTGAGAAGTGTGAGCTGTACCACGCAGAAATAGTGCAAGGCTTTTACTTTTCCAAGCCATTGGATGCAAAAGCCTTTAGAGAGTTTTATAGAAGTTATTGA
- a CDS encoding sensor histidine kinase has protein sequence MLNTLFKSDFMPHGMCYLWEPGLVWLHVVSDALIFLSYISIPLTLIYILKQRSDLIFSKIMALFGAFVLLCGFTHLLSVWNVWNGTYWFSGGVKSLTALVSVATAYMLWKLVPSLKEIPTVEKLKIEVERREKAEAELSQKAQKLAQESHRLAELNDELKAFAYASSHDLKSPLRGIKQLASWIEEDLEDEGMELPDDSKEHFELLKSRITRMERLLDDLLEYSKAGHATGDISEVNVKSTAEDLFELLNTKGTVTLHMDDSLPSFDTVEQPFSLVLRNLLDNAIKHSDKSDGHVWVGFNDQNTHYEFSVTDDGPGVKPEDFEKIVKIFSKLKPKDEVEGSGMGLAIINKIINRVGGRLNFECEEGKGLTVKFTWPKQIQKNPSHSNNEEIADAAI, from the coding sequence ATGTTAAACACATTATTCAAAAGCGACTTTATGCCGCATGGAATGTGTTATCTTTGGGAGCCGGGATTAGTTTGGCTACATGTTGTCTCTGATGCACTTATTTTTCTTTCTTACATAAGTATTCCGCTGACTTTAATTTATATATTAAAGCAGCGTTCTGACCTGATATTTTCAAAAATCATGGCGCTGTTTGGCGCATTTGTTTTGCTGTGTGGTTTTACCCATTTGTTATCAGTTTGGAACGTTTGGAATGGTACCTATTGGTTTAGTGGTGGAGTTAAGTCTCTTACCGCGCTTGTCTCAGTAGCAACTGCTTATATGCTTTGGAAGTTGGTTCCTTCTCTAAAAGAAATCCCCACCGTCGAAAAGTTAAAAATTGAAGTTGAGCGTCGCGAAAAAGCTGAAGCTGAACTTTCTCAAAAAGCACAAAAGCTCGCACAAGAATCACATCGTCTAGCCGAGTTAAACGATGAGCTCAAAGCATTTGCCTATGCCTCATCACATGATCTGAAGTCTCCTCTTCGGGGCATTAAACAGCTTGCCAGTTGGATTGAGGAAGACTTAGAAGATGAAGGAATGGAACTACCAGATGACTCTAAAGAGCACTTTGAGTTACTCAAATCTCGGATCACCCGAATGGAGAGGCTGCTTGATGACTTACTTGAATATTCAAAAGCGGGTCACGCAACCGGAGATATCTCAGAAGTAAATGTTAAATCAACCGCTGAAGATCTCTTTGAGTTATTAAATACCAAAGGAACAGTCACGTTACACATGGATGATTCATTACCGAGCTTCGACACCGTTGAGCAACCATTTTCATTGGTATTAAGAAACTTACTGGACAACGCAATCAAACACAGTGATAAGTCGGATGGCCATGTTTGGGTCGGTTTTAACGACCAAAATACCCACTACGAATTCAGTGTCACTGATGACGGTCCGGGCGTAAAACCAGAAGACTTTGAAAAAATCGTCAAGATATTTAGCAAGCTCAAACCCAAAGATGAAGTTGAAGGGAGTGGCATGGGGTTAGCCATTATCAACAAAATCATCAATCGAGTCGGTGGTAGGTTAAATTTTGAATGTGAGGAAGGCAAAGGCTTAACGGTGAAGTTTACCTGGCCGAAGCAAATACAGAAAAACCCAAGTCATTCTAACAACGAGGAGATAGCAGATGCCGCAATCTGA
- a CDS encoding S9 family peptidase, which yields MRFILFVLALFVATANAQPSQNSLQAYAKLPSKSLMAISPSGDRLAYRDTKSEQDVVVVIDLKKGELLGAIDVSEVQPTGIAFVNDERLIFKVMSEQRMVGYRGRYNVGRAYAFNLKDNSIHQLLTRGFGIYEGQTQLGNIVGISPDKQFAYMTAYKNPGQFSLYKVDLANKRLPRLYQKGTGDTINFFLDVEGNVIARERFNNDNDLHTVEARRNDEWVEVFSDKTDIPKYSFDGLTPDRKSLLTITTNLETGTFSVYELSLADGSLSDPIFEHTEKDVEALVKGLDQVVHGVKFSGFKPSYEFFDQKLNARMAGLAKALPNNTFTISDFSDNWNEMILFMDGELSAGDLVLYKNGGINLLGSAREEINPELVHPVSEFSIEARDGTIIPTLLTLPLRKANKALPVIMFPHGGPRAHDTMGFNWMAQFFASKGYAVIQPQFRGSSGFGVDHILKGRGQWGTGMQYDLVDTLTYFANKGIVNKEKACIVGMSYGGYAALSGISKTPDVYQCAVSINGVSDLNRMLEVTQRQVGEDHWVMSYWHGSMANGMATEEYLDTISPVNDAKNVIKPVLLIHGSRDKVVPYEQSKRMLDALKEADKEATYIELDGAGHNFYRERYHLEVLNALDAFLTKHI from the coding sequence ATGAGATTTATTCTATTTGTGTTGGCGCTTTTTGTTGCCACTGCCAACGCTCAACCAAGCCAAAACTCACTTCAGGCTTACGCCAAATTACCTAGTAAAAGCTTGATGGCTATTTCGCCTTCAGGTGATCGCCTCGCTTATCGCGACACAAAATCAGAACAAGATGTCGTTGTTGTCATCGATTTAAAAAAGGGTGAATTACTCGGTGCTATTGATGTATCTGAAGTGCAACCGACGGGTATCGCTTTTGTAAACGATGAGCGACTGATTTTCAAAGTCATGTCCGAGCAGCGTATGGTCGGTTATCGAGGCCGCTACAATGTCGGTCGTGCCTACGCATTTAACCTCAAAGACAACTCCATTCATCAGCTTTTAACCCGTGGATTTGGGATTTATGAAGGTCAAACTCAGCTAGGTAACATAGTTGGTATCTCACCAGATAAACAGTTTGCCTATATGACAGCATACAAAAACCCAGGCCAATTCAGCCTATATAAAGTGGATCTTGCTAACAAACGTCTGCCTAGGCTTTATCAAAAAGGTACCGGCGACACCATTAACTTCTTTTTGGACGTAGAGGGAAATGTTATCGCACGAGAGCGTTTTAACAACGACAATGACTTACATACTGTCGAGGCTCGACGAAATGATGAATGGGTTGAAGTTTTTAGTGATAAAACTGACATTCCTAAATACTCGTTTGATGGTCTGACTCCAGATCGAAAATCACTCCTAACGATTACAACAAACCTAGAAACAGGTACTTTCAGTGTGTATGAGTTATCTCTTGCAGATGGTTCATTGAGTGACCCTATTTTTGAGCACACGGAAAAAGACGTAGAGGCCCTTGTTAAAGGTTTAGACCAAGTTGTTCACGGCGTAAAATTTAGTGGATTTAAACCAAGCTATGAGTTTTTTGATCAAAAGCTCAATGCCAGAATGGCGGGTTTGGCTAAAGCACTGCCAAACAACACGTTTACGATTTCAGATTTCAGTGATAACTGGAACGAGATGATTTTGTTTATGGACGGTGAACTAAGTGCCGGTGATCTTGTTCTTTACAAAAATGGCGGAATTAACTTACTCGGCTCAGCAAGAGAAGAGATTAATCCTGAGCTGGTTCACCCTGTCAGTGAATTCAGTATTGAAGCGAGGGACGGCACTATAATTCCAACGTTACTGACCTTGCCACTTAGAAAGGCAAACAAAGCCCTACCCGTGATCATGTTTCCTCATGGTGGCCCTCGTGCCCATGACACCATGGGCTTTAATTGGATGGCACAGTTTTTTGCGTCTAAAGGTTATGCGGTTATCCAGCCTCAGTTCAGAGGCTCAAGTGGCTTTGGTGTCGATCATATTTTAAAAGGTCGAGGTCAGTGGGGAACAGGAATGCAGTATGACCTAGTCGATACTCTAACTTACTTTGCTAACAAGGGTATTGTTAATAAAGAAAAAGCTTGTATTGTCGGTATGAGTTACGGTGGATATGCCGCTCTATCAGGGATCAGCAAAACACCTGATGTCTATCAGTGTGCTGTTTCTATTAACGGAGTTTCGGACTTAAATCGAATGCTGGAAGTCACCCAACGACAAGTAGGTGAAGACCACTGGGTGATGTCTTACTGGCACGGGTCAATGGCAAATGGCATGGCGACTGAAGAATATTTAGACACCATATCTCCGGTAAATGATGCTAAAAATGTGATTAAGCCGGTTCTGCTGATCCATGGTTCTCGAGATAAAGTGGTACCTTATGAGCAATCTAAACGCATGCTCGACGCACTTAAAGAAGCCGATAAGGAAGCCACCTACATTGAATTAGACGGGGCTGGTCACAACTTCTATCGCGAGCGATACCATCTAGAAGTATTAAATGCCCTCGATGCGTTTTTGACAAAACACATTTAA
- a CDS encoding ATP-binding protein — MPKVMAMALAVSVVLFMSFFFFIQDQLNSRHKSQLEQIENIAVTNVQNIVSQISNLASNDLIINSLIDFEQRENYLTVFFQSLKITDSDDVAIGFLDFSGEPIVVNNWSLFEMNRDHFSWKSEVFEQRQINIDISKHGVLIAAPVLYGESPEGAIVIYIKRLQDVLSYSSSLGTQVLVDEEYKVMYSSNVDFLPIGETVSRQLLASSFYVKAEGRWWRSVSIEPLTQAYRDVLQLFVMVFFLLLVVIFATNYSARISARIASQALTQLRDSIAEASQGRSQINQPISRREPSEIVAIKTSFNHLLHDLLNTSLSRDRFESVINSMSEPLLVLDLDYNLVLQNNSMFELSEEFRLALPRDFRTLFPEQSWADLTQQKLIEIDYSRYHSSRLASLTLQWRLNQYISDGEVIGYVLVAADLTSQKQMAFELSIKNRAIDEASTAIVISDMREKEQPVVYANKAFLDLTGYELDEVIGENCRMLQGPKTDPKKRARISKAIKNREDLEITLINYKKSGKPFSCNLTLSPIINEADELTHYIGFQHDVTEQQRTAAYLKKAKERAEQSAKMKSEFLASMSHEIRTPMNGVIGTLSLMLKEDLNDQQYEYAQVAKDSAESLLSLINDILDFSKIEAGKLSMESVEVDLSSLTQSVYRSLKQTVNEKDIEFTLDLTGLNDEFVVSDSSRIRQVLNNIIGNAIKFTEKGKVDIKATTKRLNNGKIECRWQVSDTGVGIKKDRMKSIFDAFTQADSSTTREFGGTGLGLSISKQLCDLMGGDIEIESEYGVGSTFTFYILAKPASKKVIDKPLEVQQNNSDFEPISLSALLVEDNMVNQMVAKKILADCGLSVEVVGNGELALGKLKNVKREQFDLIFMDCHMPVMDGYDATRAIRRGDVGEHWRDVPIIAMTANAMKGDKEKCLEAGMSDYTAKPIEIEVLKSLLSAWQTKLKSGASFY, encoded by the coding sequence ATGCCCAAAGTAATGGCAATGGCTTTGGCCGTTTCTGTTGTGTTGTTTATGAGTTTTTTCTTTTTTATTCAAGATCAGCTCAATAGCCGTCATAAGTCTCAATTAGAGCAAATAGAAAACATCGCTGTTACCAACGTTCAAAACATCGTATCTCAGATTTCGAACCTCGCTAGCAACGACCTCATTATCAACAGTCTCATTGATTTTGAACAACGAGAAAATTACCTGACTGTATTTTTCCAATCATTAAAAATAACGGACTCTGACGACGTTGCGATTGGATTTTTAGACTTTAGTGGCGAACCAATTGTTGTTAATAACTGGTCACTTTTTGAAATGAACCGCGATCACTTCAGCTGGAAAAGCGAGGTGTTTGAGCAGCGTCAGATTAATATTGATATATCCAAACACGGTGTGTTGATTGCCGCGCCAGTGTTGTATGGTGAGTCACCCGAAGGTGCAATTGTTATATACATAAAAAGACTACAGGATGTTTTATCCTACAGTTCGAGCTTGGGCACACAAGTATTGGTCGATGAAGAATACAAAGTCATGTATAGCTCGAATGTCGATTTTTTACCGATTGGTGAAACGGTAAGTCGTCAGCTTTTAGCCAGTTCGTTTTATGTTAAAGCGGAAGGGCGCTGGTGGCGTTCGGTAAGTATTGAGCCTCTAACTCAAGCTTACCGAGATGTATTACAGCTATTTGTAATGGTGTTTTTTTTACTGTTGGTGGTGATATTTGCCACCAACTACAGTGCTCGTATTTCGGCACGTATCGCCAGCCAAGCTTTGACACAGCTAAGAGATAGCATTGCTGAAGCATCTCAAGGACGCAGCCAAATTAATCAGCCGATCAGTCGCCGAGAGCCAAGCGAAATCGTCGCGATCAAAACTTCGTTTAATCACTTGCTTCACGATTTATTAAATACATCTTTGTCTCGAGACCGGTTCGAAAGCGTCATAAATTCAATGTCAGAGCCTCTACTAGTATTGGATTTAGACTACAACTTAGTACTTCAAAACAACAGTATGTTTGAGCTGAGTGAAGAGTTTAGGTTGGCGTTACCCAGAGATTTTAGGACTCTTTTTCCTGAGCAATCATGGGCAGATTTAACCCAACAAAAACTCATTGAAATTGATTACAGCCGTTATCATTCGAGTCGTTTGGCAAGTTTGACACTACAATGGCGACTCAATCAATACATCAGTGATGGTGAAGTGATTGGATACGTATTAGTTGCAGCTGATCTGACAAGCCAAAAACAAATGGCCTTTGAGTTATCTATTAAAAACAGAGCAATTGATGAGGCGAGTACCGCTATTGTTATTTCTGATATGCGTGAAAAAGAGCAGCCTGTGGTTTACGCCAACAAAGCGTTCCTAGACTTGACAGGTTATGAACTCGACGAAGTAATCGGTGAAAACTGCCGAATGCTACAAGGGCCCAAAACGGACCCTAAAAAACGTGCGAGAATATCAAAAGCCATCAAAAACAGAGAGGACTTAGAAATTACGCTTATCAACTACAAAAAAAGTGGTAAGCCTTTCTCGTGTAATTTGACCTTAAGTCCAATCATCAATGAAGCGGATGAATTGACCCATTACATTGGATTTCAGCATGATGTTACGGAGCAACAACGCACAGCAGCATATCTGAAAAAAGCCAAAGAGCGTGCTGAGCAGTCTGCCAAAATGAAATCAGAGTTTTTAGCTAGTATGAGTCATGAGATCCGAACCCCAATGAATGGGGTTATTGGCACGCTTAGTTTGATGTTGAAAGAAGATCTCAATGACCAACAATACGAATACGCTCAGGTTGCGAAAGACAGTGCGGAGTCTTTGTTGTCTCTAATCAATGACATTCTAGACTTTTCAAAAATCGAAGCCGGTAAATTATCGATGGAAAGCGTTGAGGTTGACCTGAGTTCACTAACGCAATCGGTTTATCGAAGCCTAAAACAAACCGTAAACGAAAAAGACATCGAATTTACCCTTGATCTGACCGGACTCAACGATGAGTTTGTTGTGAGCGACAGTAGCCGAATACGTCAGGTTCTCAATAATATAATAGGCAATGCAATTAAGTTTACCGAAAAAGGCAAAGTCGATATCAAGGCAACGACCAAACGATTAAACAATGGCAAAATCGAATGTCGATGGCAGGTGAGTGATACCGGTGTCGGGATCAAAAAAGATCGGATGAAATCGATATTTGATGCCTTCACACAAGCAGATTCGTCGACCACTCGAGAATTTGGCGGTACGGGTTTGGGCTTGTCCATATCAAAACAGTTGTGTGACTTGATGGGCGGAGACATTGAAATAGAGAGTGAATATGGCGTAGGCAGTACCTTTACTTTTTACATTTTGGCAAAACCGGCCTCTAAAAAAGTTATCGATAAGCCGTTAGAGGTTCAGCAAAATAATAGTGACTTTGAGCCTATATCATTATCTGCCCTTCTGGTTGAAGACAACATGGTTAATCAAATGGTCGCCAAAAAAATATTGGCAGATTGTGGGTTATCGGTAGAAGTCGTCGGTAACGGTGAACTCGCTTTAGGAAAATTAAAAAACGTTAAGCGAGAGCAATTTGATCTTATTTTTATGGACTGTCACATGCCTGTTATGGATGGTTATGACGCAACACGCGCTATACGCCGTGGTGATGTTGGTGAACACTGGCGTGATGTTCCTATTATTGCGATGACTGCTAATGCCATGAAAGGCGACAAAGAAAAGTGCCTTGAAGCGGGTATGAGTGATTACACTGCGAAGCCGATTGAAATTGAAGTATTAAAGTCGCTGCTCTCAGCTTGGCAGACAAAGTTAAAATCCGGTGCTTCTTTTTACTAG
- a CDS encoding response regulator, producing the protein MPQSDNYNEVSILLVEDDDIDAQGMKRAFKKMRILNPMTRVQNGFEALEALKSDSVPKPRIVLLDLHMPKMNGLEFLEHIRNDDSLEDTVVFVLTTSKSEEDMTAAYKQNIAGYIVKTELDTSFQQLVNLLTSYWRVIELPKN; encoded by the coding sequence ATGCCGCAATCTGATAACTACAATGAAGTATCTATTTTGTTGGTAGAGGACGATGACATAGATGCGCAAGGCATGAAACGAGCGTTTAAAAAAATGCGAATTCTCAATCCAATGACACGGGTACAAAATGGATTTGAAGCACTAGAAGCACTGAAAAGTGACAGTGTGCCTAAACCTCGGATCGTGTTGTTAGACTTACATATGCCAAAAATGAATGGCCTTGAATTTTTGGAACATATTCGTAATGACGACTCATTGGAAGACACCGTTGTGTTTGTGTTAACAACGTCAAAATCTGAAGAGGACATGACCGCAGCTTACAAACAAAATATTGCAGGGTATATCGTCAAAACAGAATTGGATACGTCATTTCAACAGTTGGTAAATCTGCTGACATCATATTGGCGTGTTATCGAATTGCCCAAGAACTAA
- a CDS encoding ABC1 kinase family protein, which yields MASDNTRKVPTGRLARLVNIGGLAGNVMTNVIADRVKDLSRGDKRSYGALVLQPKNIKALADKLSHLRGAAMKLGQLLSMDAGELLPPELSGLLEQLRNKATPMPHKQLIGVMESELGKNWIDNFSYFDLRPFAAASIGQVHKATLADGRQLAVKVQYPGIANSINSDVDNVATLLAVSRLIPKEVDLVPTLEEVKRQLNVEADYKLEAKHLKDFYSALQHRKDITVPKVYDALTTQHIITMEYLEGMSLASCTELDQSHREHIISTLLALFFEELFEFRQMQSDPNFANYLYDPRTSTIQLLDFGATRDIPLAVSEGYRQLLSAATNNNKQQVIDAAKAIGFFQNDIPEQQIETVVSMFMLATTPLRCDYFDFGKSELASQIKDMGLELSMKQGYWHTPPVDAMFIHRKLAGLYLIAARLEVKVPVQQLFAPYLTD from the coding sequence ATGGCTAGTGATAACACTCGTAAAGTACCTACCGGTAGACTCGCACGCCTCGTGAATATAGGCGGGTTAGCTGGAAACGTTATGACCAACGTGATTGCCGATCGGGTTAAAGATTTGTCGCGCGGCGATAAGCGAAGTTATGGCGCACTCGTTTTACAACCAAAGAATATAAAAGCGCTTGCTGACAAACTATCGCACTTGAGAGGTGCGGCGATGAAGCTTGGTCAATTACTATCCATGGATGCAGGTGAATTACTACCTCCTGAATTGTCCGGGTTATTAGAACAGCTCCGCAACAAAGCAACACCAATGCCGCACAAACAACTCATTGGCGTTATGGAAAGTGAACTTGGAAAGAACTGGATAGATAACTTCAGCTACTTTGATTTACGCCCGTTTGCTGCAGCATCAATAGGTCAGGTACACAAAGCAACATTGGCCGATGGCCGACAATTAGCAGTGAAAGTTCAGTACCCAGGCATTGCGAATAGCATTAATAGCGATGTAGACAATGTCGCAACTCTACTCGCCGTATCACGTCTTATTCCAAAAGAGGTTGATTTGGTTCCGACCTTAGAAGAAGTAAAAAGGCAACTCAACGTCGAAGCTGATTACAAGTTAGAAGCCAAGCACCTCAAGGATTTTTATTCAGCCTTACAACACAGAAAGGACATTACAGTCCCCAAAGTATATGACGCGCTGACCACACAACACATTATCACTATGGAGTATTTGGAAGGGATGAGCTTAGCTTCTTGTACTGAGCTAGACCAATCCCATCGCGAACATATCATCTCGACCTTGTTGGCACTGTTTTTTGAAGAGCTATTCGAATTCCGTCAAATGCAATCAGATCCTAATTTCGCAAATTATCTTTACGATCCAAGAACATCAACCATACAGCTGTTGGATTTTGGCGCGACAAGAGACATTCCCCTTGCTGTTTCAGAAGGCTACAGACAGTTATTGAGCGCCGCTACAAATAACAACAAGCAACAAGTAATTGATGCAGCCAAAGCCATTGGCTTTTTTCAAAATGACATTCCAGAACAGCAGATTGAAACCGTCGTATCAATGTTTATGTTGGCAACCACACCACTGCGTTGTGATTATTTTGACTTCGGAAAAAGTGAGTTAGCAAGCCAGATAAAAGATATGGGATTAGAGCTCAGTATGAAACAGGGGTACTGGCACACCCCACCAGTCGATGCGATGTTCATCCATAGGAAATTGGCAGGGCTATACTTAATTGCCGCAAGGCTAGAAGTGAAAGTCCCAGTCCAACAACTGTTTGCACCTTATTTAACAGACTAA
- a CDS encoding ABC transporter substrate-binding protein, translating to MLKRLLPLAFLLLLPQFGWAQSTVKIGLDADMSAVAQEGGVAIERGAQLAIDEINQAGGLLGKRLELIIKDHKGNPARGRYNVKHLVKEDGLLAILGGVHTPVVLQELELIHQYGVPFLVPWAAGTPIVDNGFDPNFVFRVSVRDAEAATVMLLHAKKQGHKKVGLLLEQTGWGRSNEKSMLRAAEQFGVEVSQISWFNWRQPSMIKEIERIKESGATAALLVANAPEGAVIVKEVAEHASQDLAIISHWGIVGGEFVKQVGLPTLGKVDLSVLQTYSFAKPYNKALNNRVLEAYRSKYEADIQPEAIPGAVGVAHAYDLVKMLAKAVEASGSLEWNKVRESLKTMKSFDGLLKTYLQPFSESQDALLAPDYMMMEYNEMGHLIPTDNAEK from the coding sequence ATGCTTAAGCGTTTGTTGCCTCTTGCCTTTTTACTATTACTGCCTCAATTTGGTTGGGCACAAAGTACCGTTAAAATCGGGTTAGATGCCGACATGTCTGCGGTCGCTCAAGAAGGTGGCGTTGCAATTGAGCGTGGAGCTCAATTAGCCATTGACGAAATAAATCAAGCTGGTGGATTACTTGGCAAACGACTTGAACTAATTATAAAAGATCACAAAGGAAATCCGGCTCGTGGCCGATATAACGTGAAGCACTTGGTCAAAGAGGATGGGCTTTTAGCTATCTTAGGTGGTGTGCATACTCCAGTTGTGCTTCAGGAATTGGAGTTGATTCATCAGTATGGAGTGCCTTTTTTAGTGCCTTGGGCAGCAGGCACACCAATAGTAGATAATGGCTTTGATCCTAATTTTGTTTTCAGAGTGTCGGTGCGAGACGCTGAGGCCGCAACAGTTATGTTGCTTCATGCAAAAAAGCAAGGTCACAAAAAGGTAGGTCTACTCTTGGAGCAAACCGGTTGGGGGCGCTCAAACGAGAAGTCGATGTTAAGAGCTGCCGAGCAGTTTGGTGTAGAGGTAAGTCAAATCTCTTGGTTTAACTGGCGCCAACCTTCAATGATTAAAGAAATTGAAAGAATTAAAGAAAGTGGCGCTACGGCGGCACTGTTAGTTGCAAACGCACCTGAGGGAGCGGTTATCGTCAAGGAAGTTGCCGAACATGCGAGTCAGGACTTGGCGATTATTTCTCATTGGGGGATAGTCGGCGGAGAGTTTGTCAAACAAGTGGGGTTACCGACTCTAGGCAAGGTGGACCTGTCTGTTTTACAAACATACAGCTTTGCTAAACCTTATAATAAGGCACTTAATAACCGTGTATTGGAAGCTTACCGCTCTAAGTATGAGGCGGATATACAACCCGAAGCAATACCTGGCGCGGTGGGTGTGGCTCATGCTTATGATTTAGTCAAAATGTTAGCAAAAGCGGTAGAAGCTTCAGGCTCACTAGAATGGAATAAAGTTAGAGAGTCACTTAAAACGATGAAGTCGTTTGACGGATTATTAAAAACATACTTACAACCTTTTTCAGAGTCGCAGGATGCATTATTAGCGCCCGATTACATGATGATGGAATACAATGAGATGGGTCACCTAATCCCAACAGACAATGCTGAAAAATAG